One region of Mycobacterium riyadhense genomic DNA includes:
- the tnpB gene encoding IS607 family element RNA-guided endonuclease TnpB — MPRFEIPDGWCVQAFRFTLDPTEDQARALARHFGARRKAYNWTVAVLKADIQTWRETGVETAKPSLRELRKRWNTVKNDVCVNAETGAVWWPECSKEAYADGIDGAVDAYWNWQTSRAGTRAGKRVGFPRFKKKGRDSDRVTFTTGAMRVEPDRRHLTLPVIGTVRTHENTRRIERLITKRRARVLAISVRRNGTRLDASLRVLVQRPVQPNVSLPDSHVGVDVGVRRLATVADADGTVIEQVENPQPLAAALRGLRRVSRARSRCTTGSRQYRERTTELSRLYCRVNDVRTHHLHVLTTRWAKTHGRIVVEGLDAAGMMRQKGLPGARARRRGLSDSALGTPRRHLSYKTGWYGSQLVVADRWFASSRTCHGCGHVQDIGWDQKWQCGSCSVTHQRDDNAAINLARYEEPLASSAQLGPPSSVEPTVRPGLARRVAVKRGREPATRPGNNPETGCKSRDH, encoded by the coding sequence ATGCCGCGTTTCGAGATCCCCGACGGATGGTGTGTGCAGGCGTTCCGGTTCACCCTGGATCCGACCGAGGACCAGGCCCGCGCGTTGGCGCGGCATTTCGGAGCTCGCCGCAAGGCCTACAACTGGACTGTCGCCGTGCTGAAAGCTGATATCCAGACGTGGCGTGAGACCGGCGTCGAGACAGCGAAACCGTCGCTGCGGGAGCTGCGGAAGCGTTGGAACACCGTCAAGAACGACGTGTGTGTCAACGCTGAAACCGGCGCGGTGTGGTGGCCTGAGTGTTCGAAGGAGGCCTACGCCGACGGTATCGATGGTGCGGTCGATGCGTACTGGAACTGGCAGACCTCCCGTGCTGGTACGCGCGCTGGGAAACGGGTCGGTTTCCCTCGGTTCAAGAAGAAGGGCCGCGACTCGGACCGCGTGACGTTTACAACTGGGGCGATGCGCGTCGAGCCGGATCGCCGCCACCTGACGCTGCCGGTCATTGGGACCGTTCGTACCCACGAGAACACCCGCCGCATCGAACGGCTCATCACGAAACGCCGAGCACGGGTGTTGGCGATCAGCGTGCGGCGCAACGGTACTCGGCTGGATGCGAGCCTACGAGTGCTGGTCCAACGCCCTGTCCAGCCTAACGTCTCGCTACCCGACTCCCACGTCGGTGTCGATGTGGGTGTGCGGCGTCTGGCCACCGTCGCCGATGCTGACGGCACGGTGATCGAACAGGTGGAGAACCCACAGCCGCTGGCCGCGGCGCTGCGCGGGTTGCGGCGTGTTTCGCGTGCCCGCTCGCGCTGCACGACAGGCTCACGCCAATATCGTGAGCGCACCACTGAACTGTCCCGCCTGTATTGCCGGGTCAATGATGTCCGAACGCATCATCTGCACGTCCTGACAACACGATGGGCTAAAACCCACGGCCGCATCGTTGTCGAAGGTCTGGACGCGGCAGGGATGATGCGGCAAAAGGGCCTTCCGGGCGCCCGCGCCAGACGGCGCGGACTGTCAGATTCGGCTCTGGGCACCCCGCGCCGGCACTTGTCCTACAAGACAGGCTGGTATGGGTCGCAACTGGTGGTCGCTGACCGCTGGTTTGCGTCGTCGAGAACCTGCCATGGCTGCGGGCATGTGCAAGACATCGGCTGGGACCAAAAGTGGCAATGCGGCAGCTGCTCGGTCACACACCAACGTGATGACAACGCCGCGATCAACCTCGCACGCTACGAGGAACCGTTAGCGTCGTCGGCCCAGTTGGGGCCGCCGTCAAGCGTGGAGCCGACCGTAAGACCGGGCCTCGCCCGGCGGGTGGCCGTGAAGCGCGGAAGGGAACCGGCCACCCGGCCGGGGAACAACCCCGAGACGGGGTGCAAGTCGCGTGACCACTAA
- a CDS encoding siderophore-interacting protein: MAGRPLHSFEVVGSRQLAPHMVRVLLGGNGFETFVPSDFTDSYVKLVFVADDIDVAGLPQPLTLDSFADLHPQKRPSVRTITVRSVDTADRRIALDIVTHGDHGVVGQWAAAAQPGQRVYLMGPGGAYTPDPAADWHLLAGDESALPAIAVALEALPANAIGKAFIEVAGPDDEIALAAPESVEVNWVYRGGRADLVPEDRAGDHAPLIEAVTTAQWLPGQVHVFIHGEAQAVMHNLRPYVRNERGVAGKWASSISGYWRRGRTEESFRQWKKELAEAEAGP; the protein is encoded by the coding sequence TTGGCGGGTCGACCCCTGCACAGCTTTGAAGTTGTCGGTTCTCGACAGCTCGCGCCGCATATGGTCCGGGTGCTGCTGGGCGGCAACGGCTTCGAAACCTTCGTTCCCAGCGACTTCACCGACTCCTACGTCAAGTTGGTATTTGTCGCCGACGATATTGATGTGGCCGGATTGCCGCAGCCGTTGACGTTGGACAGCTTCGCTGACCTACATCCACAGAAGCGGCCTTCGGTGCGCACCATCACCGTTCGTAGCGTCGACACCGCGGACCGCCGGATCGCCCTGGACATCGTGACGCACGGCGACCACGGGGTGGTTGGCCAGTGGGCCGCGGCGGCCCAACCGGGCCAGCGCGTTTACCTGATGGGACCCGGCGGGGCCTACACGCCCGACCCGGCCGCCGACTGGCATCTGCTGGCCGGCGACGAGTCCGCGCTGCCGGCCATCGCCGTTGCGCTAGAAGCGTTGCCCGCCAACGCAATCGGTAAGGCATTCATCGAAGTTGCCGGCCCTGATGACGAGATCGCGTTGGCCGCACCGGAATCCGTCGAAGTGAACTGGGTCTATCGGGGCGGGCGTGCCGATCTGGTTCCTGAGGACCGTGCCGGCGATCACGCGCCGCTGATCGAGGCGGTCACCACCGCGCAGTGGCTGCCCGGACAGGTTCACGTTTTCATTCATGGAGAAGCGCAAGCCGTTATGCACAACCTGCGTCCCTACGTCCGCAACGAGCGCGGCGTGGCAGGCAAGTGGGCGTCGTCGATATCCGGTTACTGGCGGCGCGGACGCACCGAAGAGTCGTTCCGGCAATGGAAGAAAGAACTGGCTGAGGCGGAGGCGGGGCCTTGA
- a CDS encoding lactate 2-monooxygenase produces MAFGDYQIEIYFQGLAGVVPSLPMAFAELEAKAEMALPAAVWSYVAGGAGDERTQRANCEAFHRWGLVPRMLVGATERDLSVEMFGLTLPTPLFMAPIGVIGLCAQDGHGDLATARAAGRTGVPMVASTLTVDPMEDLAAGFGDTPGFFQLYTPTDREVAASLVQRAEAAGYRGIVVTLDTWVTGWRPRDLSTANFPQLRGHCLANYFSDPVFRGGLQRPPEEDPQGATLRWAQIFGAPLTWEDLGWLRSLTDLPLILKGICHPDDVRRAKDGGVDGIYCSTHGGRQANGGLPALDCLPGVVEAADGLPVLFDSGIRSGADVVKALALGATAVGVGRPYAYGLALGGVDGIVHVLRMMLAEIDLIMAVDGYPTRKDLTPDTLRRVG; encoded by the coding sequence ATGGCATTTGGGGACTACCAGATAGAAATCTACTTCCAGGGTCTGGCCGGAGTGGTGCCATCGCTGCCGATGGCGTTCGCGGAATTGGAAGCCAAGGCAGAGATGGCCTTGCCGGCGGCGGTGTGGTCTTACGTCGCCGGGGGAGCCGGTGACGAACGCACCCAGCGGGCGAATTGCGAGGCCTTTCATCGATGGGGGTTGGTGCCGCGAATGTTGGTCGGCGCCACCGAGCGCGACCTGTCTGTCGAAATGTTCGGCCTGACCCTGCCGACCCCGCTGTTCATGGCGCCGATCGGTGTCATCGGGTTGTGCGCCCAAGACGGCCACGGCGACCTGGCTACCGCACGGGCCGCCGGTCGCACCGGCGTCCCGATGGTGGCGTCGACCCTGACGGTTGATCCTATGGAAGACCTCGCCGCCGGGTTCGGCGACACCCCTGGGTTTTTTCAGCTATACACGCCGACCGACCGCGAGGTAGCCGCAAGCCTGGTGCAGCGCGCGGAAGCGGCCGGCTACCGGGGCATCGTCGTCACGCTCGACACCTGGGTCACCGGCTGGCGTCCGCGCGACCTGAGCACCGCGAACTTCCCCCAACTCCGGGGACACTGCCTCGCCAACTACTTCAGCGATCCCGTATTCCGGGGGGGCCTGCAGCGCCCGCCGGAAGAAGACCCGCAAGGCGCGACGCTGCGCTGGGCGCAAATCTTCGGAGCCCCGCTCACCTGGGAAGACTTGGGCTGGCTACGTTCGCTGACCGATCTGCCGCTGATCCTCAAGGGCATCTGCCATCCAGACGACGTTCGGCGCGCGAAGGACGGCGGTGTCGACGGCATCTACTGCTCCACCCACGGCGGCCGGCAAGCCAACGGCGGCCTGCCCGCGCTGGATTGCCTGCCCGGTGTGGTCGAGGCGGCCGACGGGCTGCCGGTGCTGTTCGACTCGGGGATCCGCAGCGGCGCCGATGTCGTCAAGGCGCTCGCCCTGGGAGCGACCGCGGTCGGTGTGGGCCGTCCTTACGCGTACGGTCTGGCGCTCGGCGGTGTCGACGGCATTGTGCACGTGCTGCGCATGATGCTCGCCGAAATCGACCTGATCATGGCCGTCGATGGGTATCCGACACGCAAAGATCTCACCCCGGACACGTTGCGGCGCGTCGGCTGA
- a CDS encoding tyrosine recombinase XerC, producing the protein MPVKSEAILDEFDEYLALHCGRSAHTRRAYRGDLRSLFDFLADRGAGLDDLSLPALRSWLAATAGAGAARTTLARRTSAVKAFTAWAARRGLLAANPAARLQVPKARRTLPAVLRQDQALAAMTAAKSGAEQGDPLALRDRLIVELLYATGIRVSELCGLDVDDVDTGHRLLRVLGKGNKQRTVPFGRPAADALRAWLADGRPELVTAGSGPALLLGVRGRRLDVRQARTVVHQTVAAVDGAPDMGPHGLRHSAATHLLEGGADLRVVQELLGHSSLATTQLYTHVAVARLRAVHDQAHPRA; encoded by the coding sequence GTGCCGGTTAAGAGCGAGGCGATCCTCGATGAGTTCGACGAATACCTGGCACTGCATTGCGGACGCTCGGCCCACACCCGCCGTGCGTATCGGGGCGACCTGCGGTCGCTGTTCGACTTTCTCGCCGACCGCGGCGCGGGCCTGGACGACCTGAGCCTGCCCGCGTTGCGGTCGTGGCTGGCCGCCACAGCCGGCGCCGGGGCCGCACGTACGACGCTGGCCCGGCGCACCTCGGCGGTCAAGGCATTCACCGCGTGGGCGGCGCGTCGAGGACTGCTGGCTGCCAACCCCGCCGCCCGCCTGCAAGTGCCTAAGGCCCGTCGTACACTGCCGGCGGTGTTGCGCCAGGACCAGGCGCTTGCAGCAATGACGGCCGCGAAGTCCGGTGCCGAGCAAGGCGATCCGCTGGCTTTGCGGGACCGGCTGATCGTCGAGCTGTTGTATGCCACCGGGATCCGGGTGAGCGAGCTGTGCGGCCTGGACGTCGACGACGTCGACACCGGGCATCGGCTGCTGCGGGTACTCGGCAAGGGAAACAAGCAGCGCACCGTGCCGTTCGGGCGCCCGGCCGCTGACGCCTTGCGCGCCTGGCTGGCCGACGGGCGTCCCGAGCTGGTCACCGCGGGGTCCGGCCCGGCACTACTGCTGGGCGTCCGCGGCCGGCGTCTCGATGTGCGGCAGGCACGCACTGTGGTGCACCAGACCGTCGCCGCGGTCGACGGTGCGCCCGACATGGGGCCGCACGGGTTGCGGCACAGCGCGGCCACTCATCTGCTCGAAGGTGGGGCCGATCTGCGGGTTGTTCAGGAGCTGCTCGGCCATTCCAGTCTGGCCACCACGCAGCTGTACACCCATGTCGCGGTTGCCAGGTTGCGTGCCGTGCATGATCAGGCCCACCCGCGGGCCTAA
- a CDS encoding PPE family protein gives MYSGPGSASMMAAATAWDGLAAELDLTAAVYGSVVSELTSSQWMGPASVAMVAAATPYVEWLSATARQAEQAGMQARAAAAAYELAFLMTVPPPVVAANRALLMALIATNFFGQNTPAIAATEALYGEMWAQDAAAMYGYASASLTAMELTPFTPAPTTTNPAAFAGQAATVGTAAIPAGAAALTVSSSTAAAVPSAAPAIALPAWYWAFVDWMNAHLPALSPANRTTIVRLLGLSYFDEGILQSFVAMTQTLIPGSPSAGAGDSGSSVVDSWGSVFAGTRAGPVVGAGARVGVAPPSSPNWWAHTRETLGVTAGVGKGGSIGGLSVTPDWAARARMINPTAWGRPVEQDITEILKQPGENAILRGIPMGGTSHAASGGGGFTHKYGFRYAVMQRPPFAG, from the coding sequence ATGTATTCCGGCCCGGGATCGGCGTCCATGATGGCCGCCGCCACGGCCTGGGATGGGCTTGCGGCCGAGTTGGACTTGACGGCCGCCGTCTACGGGTCGGTCGTCTCGGAGCTGACCAGTTCACAGTGGATGGGGCCCGCATCGGTGGCCATGGTCGCCGCCGCCACGCCCTATGTTGAGTGGCTCAGCGCCACCGCCCGGCAGGCTGAGCAGGCAGGAATGCAGGCGCGGGCTGCGGCGGCAGCCTACGAGCTTGCCTTCCTAATGACGGTTCCCCCGCCGGTCGTCGCGGCTAACCGCGCTTTGCTGATGGCGTTGATCGCGACCAATTTTTTCGGCCAGAACACCCCGGCGATCGCCGCCACCGAGGCGCTGTACGGCGAGATGTGGGCCCAGGATGCCGCGGCCATGTACGGCTATGCCAGCGCCTCGCTGACCGCCATGGAGTTGACCCCGTTCACGCCAGCACCGACAACCACCAACCCGGCCGCATTTGCCGGGCAAGCCGCGACTGTCGGGACAGCCGCGATACCGGCTGGCGCCGCAGCGCTGACCGTATCGTCAAGCACCGCCGCCGCAGTGCCCTCAGCCGCACCAGCGATCGCGTTGCCGGCGTGGTACTGGGCGTTCGTCGATTGGATGAACGCACATTTGCCCGCTCTTTCGCCCGCGAACCGGACCACGATTGTTCGATTACTGGGGCTCTCGTATTTCGACGAGGGGATCCTGCAATCTTTTGTGGCGATGACACAAACGCTGATCCCGGGCTCTCCGTCCGCTGGTGCCGGTGACTCCGGGTCTTCGGTGGTTGACAGCTGGGGTTCGGTCTTCGCCGGTACCCGGGCGGGTCCGGTGGTCGGGGCAGGCGCTCGCGTTGGTGTCGCCCCCCCTTCCTCGCCAAACTGGTGGGCACACACTCGCGAAACGCTTGGCGTCACGGCCGGAGTGGGCAAAGGCGGGTCGATCGGGGGGCTGTCGGTGACGCCGGACTGGGCGGCGCGCGCCCGCATGATAAATCCCACTGCCTGGGGTAGGCCGGTCGAACAGGACATCACCGAGATCCTCAAGCAGCCAGGGGAAAACGCCATTCTTCGCGGGATCCCGATGGGCGGCACCAGCCACGCCGCCAGTGGTGGCGGCGGCTTTACCCACAAGTACGGATTCCGATACGCCGTGATGCAGCGCCCGCCCTTCGCCGGTTAG
- a CDS encoding M23 family metallopeptidase, giving the protein MGAPAAHADDARLGWPLRPPPAVVRGFDAPVPDWHPGHRGVDLAGAPGQLVYAAGDATVVFAGLLAGRPVVSLAHPGGLHTSYEPVRATVRPGQLVTAQTAIGELVAGHPGCPAQACLHWGAMWGPASGANYVDPLGLLQSTPIRLKPLRDG; this is encoded by the coding sequence ATGGGCGCGCCGGCGGCGCATGCCGACGACGCGCGACTGGGCTGGCCATTGCGGCCACCCCCGGCGGTCGTCAGGGGATTCGACGCGCCCGTGCCCGATTGGCACCCCGGGCACCGAGGCGTGGACTTGGCCGGCGCCCCAGGTCAGTTGGTGTATGCGGCCGGCGACGCGACCGTGGTGTTCGCCGGGCTGCTGGCGGGACGGCCGGTGGTTTCGTTGGCACACCCAGGCGGCCTGCACACCAGCTACGAGCCCGTCCGCGCGACGGTGCGGCCCGGTCAGCTGGTGACGGCGCAAACCGCAATCGGCGAGCTGGTTGCCGGGCATCCGGGCTGTCCGGCCCAGGCATGCCTGCATTGGGGCGCGATGTGGGGTCCGGCTTCGGGCGCCAACTACGTCGATCCGCTCGGCCTGCTGCAGTCCACACCGATACGGCTCAAACCGTTGCGTGATGGCTGA
- the rpsB gene encoding 30S ribosomal protein S2 encodes MAVVTMKQLLDSGTHFGHQTRRWNPKMKRFIFTDRNGIYIIDLQQTLTFIDKAYEFVKETVAHGGSVLFVGTKKQAQESVAAEATRVGMPYVNQRWLGGMLTNFSTVHKRLQRLKELEAMEQTGGFEGRTKKEILGLTREKNKLERSLGGIRDMAKVPSAIWVVDTNKEHIAVGEARKLGIPVIAILDTNCDPDEVDYPIPGNDDAIRSAALLTKVIASAVAEGLQARAGLGRGDGKPEAEAAEPLPEWEQELLASASASAAPGAEGASTTESTTDPS; translated from the coding sequence ATGGCCGTAGTCACCATGAAACAGCTGCTTGACAGCGGCACCCACTTCGGGCATCAGACCCGGCGCTGGAATCCAAAGATGAAGCGGTTCATCTTCACCGATCGCAACGGCATCTACATCATCGACCTGCAGCAGACGCTGACCTTCATCGACAAGGCGTACGAGTTCGTCAAGGAGACCGTCGCTCACGGGGGTTCGGTGCTGTTCGTCGGCACCAAGAAGCAAGCACAGGAGTCCGTCGCGGCCGAAGCCACCCGCGTCGGCATGCCGTATGTGAACCAGCGCTGGCTGGGCGGCATGCTCACCAACTTCTCCACCGTGCACAAGCGCCTGCAGCGCCTCAAGGAGCTCGAGGCGATGGAGCAGACCGGTGGCTTCGAGGGCCGCACCAAAAAGGAGATCCTGGGCCTGACCCGGGAGAAGAACAAGCTGGAGCGCAGTCTCGGCGGCATTCGCGACATGGCCAAGGTGCCGTCGGCGATCTGGGTCGTCGACACCAACAAGGAGCACATCGCCGTCGGCGAGGCGCGCAAGCTGGGCATCCCGGTCATTGCGATCCTCGACACCAACTGCGACCCCGACGAGGTCGACTACCCGATCCCGGGCAACGACGACGCGATCCGCTCGGCGGCCCTGCTCACCAAGGTGATCGCCTCCGCGGTCGCCGAGGGCCTGCAGGCCCGCGCCGGCCTGGGCCGCGGCGACGGCAAGCCGGAGGCCGAAGCCGCCGAGCCGCTCCCGGAATGGGAGCAGGAGCTATTGGCCAGCGCCAGTGCCAGTGCAGCGCCCGGGGCCGAGGGCGCCAGCACAACCGAATCAACCACTGACCCCTCATAG
- the tsf gene encoding translation elongation factor Ts gives MANYTAADVKRLRELTGAGMLDCRNALVETDGDFDKAVEALRIKGAKDVGKRAERATAEGLVAARAGALIELNCETDFVAKNAEFQKLADEIVAAAVASKAADVDALKRASAGDKTVEEAIAALSAKIGEKLELRRVAIVDGTVETYLHRRSADLPPAVGVLVGYTGSNAEAAHAVALQIAALKARYLSRDDVPADVVASERRIAEETAKAEGKPEQALPKIVEGRLNGFFKDSVLLEQPSVSDNKKTVKALLDEAGVTVTRFVRFEVGQA, from the coding sequence TTGGCGAACTACACCGCTGCCGACGTCAAGCGACTTCGGGAGCTGACCGGTGCCGGAATGCTCGACTGTAGGAACGCCCTGGTCGAAACCGACGGCGACTTCGACAAGGCCGTCGAGGCGCTGCGCATCAAGGGCGCCAAGGACGTCGGCAAGCGCGCCGAGCGGGCGACTGCCGAGGGTCTGGTCGCGGCGCGCGCCGGGGCTCTTATAGAGCTGAACTGCGAGACGGACTTCGTCGCCAAGAATGCGGAGTTCCAGAAGCTGGCCGACGAAATTGTCGCGGCGGCCGTGGCGTCCAAGGCCGCCGACGTCGACGCACTCAAACGGGCCAGCGCCGGCGACAAGACAGTCGAGGAGGCCATCGCTGCGCTGTCGGCCAAGATCGGCGAGAAGCTGGAGCTGCGCCGCGTCGCGATCGTCGACGGCACGGTCGAGACCTACCTGCACCGGCGGTCGGCCGACCTACCGCCGGCGGTGGGGGTGCTGGTCGGATACACCGGTTCCAACGCCGAGGCGGCACATGCGGTGGCGCTGCAGATCGCCGCGCTCAAGGCCCGCTACCTGTCTCGTGACGACGTGCCCGCAGACGTCGTGGCCAGCGAGCGCCGCATCGCAGAGGAGACCGCGAAGGCCGAGGGCAAGCCGGAGCAGGCGCTACCCAAGATCGTCGAAGGGCGGCTCAACGGCTTCTTCAAGGACTCGGTGCTGCTCGAGCAGCCATCGGTGTCCGACAACAAAAAGACCGTCAAGGCGCTGCTTGACGAGGCCGGCGTGACGGTGACTCGGTTCGTTCGGTTCGAGGTAGGCCAGGCGTAG